A genomic region of Candidatus Polarisedimenticolaceae bacterium contains the following coding sequences:
- a CDS encoding TonB-dependent receptor → MRRFSRLLVGALLALPLMWLAGGEVLAGSTLYGTLRGKVADEKGEPLVGVTIQVRSPELIRDVVRITDAEGNFFVPDLPQGKFTVVAQLQGYITLSIETDIQKDRTTQLPVVLKEGELSETVTVTATRPVVDKTATESAGNYDKAFTDSLPAGRSYQSLVQFAPGVTGGSNPNVLGGTSSSNQYLVDGVSTRDPVTGTFGSNVNFDAIESVEIKLTGVSAEYGEFQGGLTSVTIKSGGNEFTGSFRDVISAPRWTRLYSPASEGEFAAPVTAGQGLGFTYNRPARRTTYDPGADKETNRMSLTLGGPIVVDTAWFFMSYDRIDNRANAVLGNPTGGTSGNGTYINFFDGDIPSLKLTWQATNNHRFQYSFFEDPARTTRCYGQLFFGGDCYDSYTVDLQGQGGFSYILNWTANWSPTLTTDFKYTRFKNSFKIQPLTPIPSKPQFIFDEALGSGPAAGNGPAIEGPYDPFGAIPNDTYDANIFDETPEDRRREQWELQATKFLDTDSIGSHTIKIGADYKEQDRVGASIIQGNSLTYFYRLDALADPDDPANRAFFYMIDYAEPNTAIPINKFTALYVNDEWQLNENLAFNLGLRWEKSDNRNDVGEKIIKDDGFAPRLGVAWDVTGQGKHLVKATASRYLAGVNITTLSPFVRGAGGQSSYNFLFNANFPNPPGPSGSPTGWQTLFEVRPDPGSNLFEPGIQPQSIDEYTLGYEFQFNPTFGVGAKYVKRDWDNIITQTFDFDYVFTPPDVVTSRQIQTLGINEDAKRSYEGVILTADKRFANNWELRANYVWSKTEGNVETENGFDSFGAYDVPDATQNRYGLLSFDVKHAVKFQASYEIPLKSARHGLSVGSIFDFRAGNPWARNRTYSQIVGPGYNGTQDLPLGTECLASAPCANALTGDQVATVQHFTDPRGSTGREPNAWNLDLSAKYRFKFSKNTNFEAMFECFNVTNEQNTLVVSSTWFEAPGSAAQRRTNYTLGFPTAYGTAGTNLQTPRAYRLNFALTW, encoded by the coding sequence ATGCGACGCTTCTCGAGACTCCTGGTCGGCGCGCTTCTCGCCCTGCCGCTGATGTGGCTTGCGGGCGGGGAGGTGCTGGCCGGCTCCACCCTCTACGGAACGCTCCGTGGCAAGGTGGCCGATGAAAAGGGCGAACCCCTCGTCGGCGTCACCATCCAGGTGCGCTCCCCCGAGCTGATCCGCGACGTGGTGCGCATCACCGACGCGGAAGGCAATTTCTTCGTTCCCGATCTTCCGCAGGGCAAGTTCACCGTCGTCGCCCAGCTTCAGGGGTACATCACCCTGTCGATCGAGACCGACATCCAGAAGGACCGGACGACTCAGCTTCCCGTCGTGCTCAAGGAAGGCGAGCTGTCCGAGACGGTCACGGTCACCGCGACCCGTCCGGTCGTCGACAAGACGGCGACGGAGTCGGCGGGGAACTACGACAAGGCCTTCACCGACAGCCTGCCCGCCGGACGCAGCTACCAGTCGCTCGTTCAGTTCGCCCCCGGCGTGACCGGCGGTTCGAACCCGAACGTCCTCGGCGGTACTTCGAGCTCCAATCAGTACCTGGTCGACGGCGTCTCGACGCGCGACCCGGTCACGGGGACGTTCGGCTCCAACGTGAACTTCGACGCGATCGAGTCGGTCGAGATCAAGCTGACCGGCGTCTCGGCGGAATACGGCGAGTTCCAGGGTGGCCTGACGAGCGTCACCATCAAGTCGGGGGGCAACGAGTTCACGGGCTCGTTCCGCGACGTGATCAGCGCCCCGCGCTGGACCCGGCTCTATTCTCCCGCGTCCGAAGGAGAGTTCGCCGCGCCGGTGACCGCCGGGCAGGGGCTCGGGTTCACCTACAACCGGCCGGCCCGGAGAACGACCTACGACCCGGGGGCCGACAAGGAAACGAACCGCATGAGCCTGACGCTCGGCGGGCCCATCGTCGTCGACACGGCCTGGTTCTTCATGAGCTACGACCGTATCGACAACCGCGCGAACGCCGTGCTCGGCAACCCGACCGGCGGAACGTCGGGGAACGGGACCTACATCAACTTCTTCGACGGGGACATCCCGTCCCTGAAGCTGACCTGGCAGGCGACGAACAACCATCGCTTCCAGTACAGCTTCTTCGAGGATCCGGCCCGCACGACGCGTTGCTACGGCCAGCTGTTCTTCGGCGGGGATTGCTACGACAGCTATACGGTCGACCTCCAGGGCCAGGGCGGCTTCTCGTACATCCTGAACTGGACGGCGAACTGGTCCCCGACCCTGACCACCGACTTCAAGTACACGCGGTTCAAGAACTCCTTCAAGATCCAGCCGCTCACTCCGATCCCGTCGAAACCGCAGTTCATCTTCGACGAGGCGCTCGGCTCCGGTCCTGCGGCCGGCAACGGTCCCGCGATCGAAGGTCCGTACGATCCGTTCGGCGCCATCCCGAACGACACCTACGACGCCAACATCTTCGACGAGACCCCCGAGGATCGGCGCCGCGAGCAGTGGGAACTGCAGGCCACGAAGTTCCTGGACACCGACTCCATCGGGAGCCACACGATCAAGATCGGCGCGGATTACAAGGAACAGGACCGGGTCGGCGCGTCGATCATCCAGGGGAACTCGCTCACGTATTTCTACCGCCTGGACGCGCTCGCCGATCCGGACGATCCGGCGAACCGCGCGTTCTTCTACATGATCGACTACGCGGAGCCGAACACCGCGATCCCGATCAACAAGTTCACCGCCCTCTACGTCAACGACGAGTGGCAGCTGAACGAGAACCTCGCGTTCAACCTCGGGTTGCGCTGGGAGAAGTCCGACAACCGCAACGACGTCGGAGAGAAGATCATCAAGGACGACGGCTTCGCGCCGCGCCTGGGCGTCGCGTGGGACGTCACCGGCCAGGGCAAACACCTCGTCAAGGCGACCGCGTCCCGCTACCTCGCGGGCGTCAACATCACGACGCTATCGCCGTTCGTGCGCGGCGCGGGCGGCCAGTCGTCGTACAACTTCCTGTTCAATGCCAACTTCCCGAATCCTCCCGGACCCTCGGGAAGCCCGACCGGCTGGCAGACGCTCTTCGAGGTCCGTCCCGATCCGGGATCGAACCTCTTCGAGCCGGGCATCCAGCCCCAGTCGATCGACGAATACACTTTGGGGTACGAGTTCCAGTTCAATCCGACCTTCGGTGTCGGCGCGAAGTACGTCAAGCGCGACTGGGACAACATCATCACGCAGACGTTCGACTTCGACTACGTGTTCACGCCGCCCGACGTCGTCACCTCCCGGCAGATCCAGACCCTGGGGATCAATGAGGACGCCAAGCGCTCCTACGAGGGGGTCATCCTGACCGCCGACAAGCGCTTCGCCAACAACTGGGAACTGCGCGCGAACTACGTCTGGTCCAAGACCGAGGGCAACGTCGAGACGGAGAACGGGTTCGACTCGTTCGGCGCCTATGACGTTCCCGACGCCACCCAGAATCGGTACGGACTGCTGTCGTTCGACGTGAAGCACGCCGTGAAGTTCCAGGCGAGCTACGAGATTCCCCTCAAGAGCGCGAGGCACGGCCTCTCGGTCGGGTCGATCTTCGACTTCCGGGCGGGCAACCCGTGGGCGCGTAACCGCACGTACAGCCAGATCGTCGGACCGGGATACAACGGCACTCAGGACCTGCCGCTCGGGACCGAGTGTCTCGCCAGCGCACCCTGTGCCAATGCGCTGACCGGCGATCAGGTCGCTACCGTGCAGCACTTCACCGACCCGCGCGGCTCCACGGGCCGCGAACCCAACGCCTGGAACCTCGACCTTTCCGCGAAGTATCGGTTCAAGTTCAGCAAGAACACGAACTTCGAGGCGATGTTCGAGTGTTTCAACGTCACGAACGAGCAGAACACCCTGGTCGTGAGCTCGACCTGGTTCGAGGCTCCTGGGTCGGCCGCCCAGCGTCGCACGAACTACACGCTGGGCTTCCCGACCGCCTACGGCACGGCGGGCACCAACTTGCAGACGCCTCGGGCTTACCGCCTGAATTTTGCGTTGACCTGGTAA
- a CDS encoding alginate export family protein — MRRWKVLAALGVMALGVMPAFSAEEGDGSTAKWDWFGSLRVRPEYNDNLSDSFLGRDDKIGYIGYRANIGTQISLDRDVNVLFDVQGLGAAGEDYTPVKGGSTLDFTFGKLSLYRAYIEAKQVFGEKLDLRLGRQEVVLGDEWLAGDNDFYGGLSWDAARADIGNRWGALSLVWAKVADFDNPELLTDVSASEDNTGDWDFYVLYQSMKFGENVEVDLGVLYNFNHTSLESIGGPSFIDKRFTYTGRYAYNPATGFFAKANAAIQDGRTVDENTLLLQDANADAFEASLGWRWERNGRTSKVYGLYADFSGDDPASADVETFNPLAQDFHNRYGMLDFWNGTWGRTYIGGAPGLRAIQVGFEAEITNGITLMGVAQRMMRNTEISPTATNKNLGQEFGVAARYAYGNNLTLDFCFAQLFPGTAIGNEEPLFGKSTSRRLYVSATAKF, encoded by the coding sequence ATGAGACGGTGGAAGGTTCTGGCGGCGCTCGGCGTCATGGCGTTGGGCGTCATGCCGGCGTTCAGCGCTGAGGAGGGCGACGGCTCGACCGCGAAGTGGGACTGGTTCGGCAGCCTGCGCGTTCGGCCGGAGTACAACGACAACCTGAGCGACTCGTTCCTCGGCAGGGACGACAAGATCGGGTACATCGGGTACCGCGCGAACATCGGGACCCAGATCTCACTCGATCGGGACGTCAACGTCCTCTTCGACGTGCAGGGTCTCGGGGCCGCCGGCGAGGACTACACGCCGGTGAAGGGTGGATCGACGCTGGACTTCACCTTCGGGAAACTGAGCCTGTACCGAGCGTACATCGAGGCGAAGCAGGTCTTCGGCGAGAAACTCGACCTTCGGCTCGGGCGCCAGGAGGTCGTGCTCGGCGACGAATGGCTCGCGGGCGACAACGACTTCTACGGCGGCCTGTCGTGGGACGCCGCGCGCGCGGACATCGGCAATCGTTGGGGCGCCCTCTCGCTCGTCTGGGCGAAGGTGGCCGACTTCGACAATCCCGAGCTGCTCACCGATGTCTCCGCCTCCGAGGACAACACCGGCGACTGGGACTTCTACGTCCTGTACCAGTCGATGAAGTTCGGCGAGAACGTCGAGGTCGATCTCGGCGTCCTCTACAACTTCAACCACACCTCGCTGGAGTCCATCGGCGGTCCGTCGTTCATCGACAAGCGTTTCACCTACACCGGCCGGTACGCCTACAACCCGGCGACCGGCTTCTTCGCGAAGGCCAACGCCGCGATCCAGGACGGTCGCACCGTGGACGAGAACACGCTGCTCCTCCAGGACGCGAATGCCGACGCGTTCGAGGCCTCGCTCGGCTGGCGCTGGGAGCGCAACGGCCGGACGTCGAAGGTCTACGGGCTGTACGCCGACTTCTCGGGCGACGACCCGGCGAGCGCGGACGTCGAGACCTTCAACCCGCTCGCGCAGGACTTCCACAACCGTTACGGCATGCTCGACTTCTGGAACGGCACGTGGGGCCGCACCTACATCGGCGGCGCGCCGGGCCTCCGCGCGATCCAGGTCGGCTTCGAGGCCGAGATCACGAACGGGATCACCCTGATGGGCGTGGCGCAACGCATGATGCGCAACACGGAGATCAGCCCGACCGCCACCAACAAGAACCTCGGCCAGGAGTTCGGCGTCGCCGCGCGCTACGCGTACGGCAACAACCTGACCCTGGACTTCTGCTTCGCCCAGCTGTTCCCGGGCACGGCGATCGGCAACGAAGAGCCGCTGTTCGGAAAGAGCACCTCGCGCCGCCTGTACGTCAGTGCGACGGCGAAATTCTGA